ctgtatcatccatttcatatgctgcttgcttggtttgctgctattctgtcgagtgtctatatcacattattctgcaggtttcttggaaaaggtaggtgggagtgaggaatgaaagattggaaagggttttgagaagacgttctggggagatggttgtgctccaaatggacacctggttgtgtacctttctcaaaagtctcaaggctgtgtcagttttacttttacttttatataaattgtgtaagttttcttaaaaggcagggtcggccaggcgcagtggctcatgcctgtaatcccagcactttgggaggccaaggcaggcagatcatgaggtcacgaggtcaggagatcgagaccagcctggccaatatggtgaaaccccgtttctgctaaaaatacaagaatgagccaggcatggtggcacttgcctataatctcagctacttgggaggctgaggcaagagaatcacttgagccggggagtgaCAGGTTACTGTGAgcagagatgacaccactgcaccccaccctgggcaacagagcaagactctgtctcaaaagaaaaaaaagcaagatgatagagaattttcaggctcctaatattattgcttgtctaacaagtaaactttttaaaaaattcccaaacagcgtaagtcatgtgacagtggtaataagtgtgaatattgtttgcccttactgtcttttaagaagcaaaccagtgtcttaagattatttgctgtgactccttctctcacccaatgatctggagctgctcacctgagccagcgcctcccatcactcacttgtaggtaggattctgagtgtcattcttacgttgaagtttaacaaatacagcagcaatttattcccaaaaaccttggtgctgcatgaaaagttattaaatgaaaaatgttctcgcgaattatagtgaaaaaagggatgtattttctcataatccaagatatccaatttgtacagatagaaaaatcaataatgacaATGTATAAGAAACGAATAGTGTAAAGGTGAATAGATTTGAGTGCAAAATGtaacatgagggtttgttgtgtgCCCCAGAGGAAAgcggggaggtggaggggccgctctatgtgaggcacattctgctttccctcctgttaccatcatcagcgtcttgatccttagagagctgcatgggtatcgaacacaccgatgtagaaataaatcagctgcatgggtatctaacacactgacatagaaagaaatcagttgtatgggtaactaacacacagacgcagaaatcacctgcatgggtatctaacacaccgatgtagaaaCAAATCAGCtctatgggtaactaacacacagatgcaaaaatcacctgcaagggtatctaacacacacaccaacgtagaaataaatcagagcccagaagagCATCTCAGGACTAACCGGGGctaaacatagtcacactgagactcctgagagctgcacaggccctccgcctccccttgccctctcactttctgactgacacaagaaaacacttggtttcttcccaaactgctgtgtagaggaaatgtgtcagtgcatctttgagatgacagtatcaaacatcttatagcatgtttgtataaggtgctttggaagcaaaattcattatgctaaaataaatggttcattatctgaaaagtggtttaaattctcaagagtgtctacggcaaaaagtcattaaacaactgtTCAGACTTGCGTGAAGTAAATCTGTGTTGGAGGGACTGAGATTGTAGTGCCTGTTTTTGCTGCAACATATagcaaattgcctttcttcttacaCAGATACCTCTTATGGCTCAGAAGATGAAGGCTCAGTGCAGGTGGACTCCCAGGGCGCCCCgacctccagccagggcagcatcaaAGTGGAGCACTGGATCAGTCAGGCCATCCACGGCTCCACCACGTCCACCACCTCCTCGTCCTCCACGCAGAGCGGGGGCAGCAGAGCTGCCCACAGGCTAGCGGATGTCATGGCCCAGACCCCCATGG
This Macaca nemestrina isolate mMacNem1 unplaced genomic scaffold, mMacNem.hap1 Scaffold_658, whole genome shotgun sequence DNA region includes the following protein-coding sequences:
- the LOC139361587 gene encoding disco-interacting protein 2 homolog C-like produces the protein MDAYTPPDTSYGSEDEGSVQVDSQGAPTSSQGSIKVEHWISQAIHGSTTSTTSSSSTQSGGSRAAHRLADVMAQTPMGEHAS